The genomic DNA GCGCGAAGAGCGCGTAAACCGGCGCGCACACCATCATGAAACCCGCCCCCGAGGCGAACGCCATCATCCCACTGCGCCGCGCCCGGGGCGTGTCGCGCGCGCCCACCGCCCAGCCCACCCGCACGCTTCCCGCGTTGCCAATGCCCAGGGCCATGGCGAAGGACAAGCTGCCGAAAGACAGGGCGATCTGATGCGCGCTCATGCTCTCCGGACCCATCCAGCGCGAGAGCACGCCCGCGAGCGAGAAGACGCCCACCTCGGCCGCGATGTGCGCGCCAATGGGCAATCCCACCCGCATCCCCTGGAGGATGTCCGCGCGCACCGGCCGCACCCAGGCCGCGTCTCGCTGAGTGGACGCCCCCCGCACCGCCCACGCCACGATGAGCCACTGCACGAGACACGCCAGGAGCGTGGCCATCGCCGAGCCCTTCACGCCCAGGGCGGGCACCGCGCGCAACGGTCCCATCCACGCGGGCAGACCCTCGCCACCGAAGACGAGCAGGACGTTGGCGCCCAGGTTGAGCAGGTTGGCCACCACCGTGGCCACCACCAGCACCAGGGGACGCGCCGTCGCCTGGAGGTAGGCTCGCGCGGTGATGAAGAGCAGCAGCAGGGGCAGGCTCGGAGCGCGCCAGGTGAGGTAGTCGCTCACCTGGGACAGTCCCTCGAAATCCCACCCCAGCCACGGCAGGAGCCAGGGTCCCAAAATCAGGGGCACCGCCAGCACCGAGCCCACGATCACGGCCAGGTAGCTGCCCTGCCAGAGCAGTTCCCGGGCGCGCGAGAAGTTCTTCGCCCCGAAGGCCTGGGACACCAGGGGATCCACGCCCATCATCAAGCCGATGGCGAAGCTGCTCACGGCGAAGAAGATGGCCGTGGACAGACCCACGGCGGCGAGCGCCTGGGTGCCCGCCCGGCTGACCACCGCGGTGTCCACGAAGCTCATGAGCGAATGGCCCGCCTGGGCCACGGCGATGGGCAGGGCAAGTCGCCAGAGTTCGCGGAATTCCTCTTTGTGGCTCGGCAGGGAAGCGGACGGCATGGGGCACGTGCCTATAGCGTGTTTGCGCGGACGTCGCGCGATTCTCCTCTGGCCGACGCCCCGGCCTCCGCCTCCCTGACAGGGGCCCTAACGCGGAGAGTCGAAGCGCGTGGTGGCCAGGGGCTGGGACAGCTGGTTCACGTGGGAGACGCGCACGCCCGCGTCCGTGATGGCGTACACATAGTCATCCGCCATCACGCTGCGGCGCACGCTGGGGACGTAGGTGTAGCTCCATTGGTAATAGTTGACCGTGCGGAACAAGTCGCTCATGCCGAGCGTGCCCACGGGAACGATGCCGGTGGTGGGGCTCACCCGGAAGACCCGCAGCTCGCTCGTGAAGCCGTCCCAGTAGTTCCCCCCGCTCGGCTTGCTCCAGTTCCAATCCGTGAAGGGAATGGCGAGCAGGCCCTTGGCCGCGAAGTAGTTGAAGGCCTTGTGATCGTAGAGCGCCTCGCTGCCGCTGGAGGACGTGCCCACCTGTTGCGTGAAGGCCTCGCGGGGGTGGGCCAGGTCGCTCACGTCGAAGAGCGTCACCTTGAGGGAGCGCGAGTTCCAGCTGCCATCCTCCGCCCTGTGCTCGCCAACCGCCAGCAGGTGCGTGTCGCCCAGCGGGTGCAGGTACGTGGAGAAGCCCGGCACCTTGAGCTCGCCCACCTTGCGCGGTTGTGTGGGGTCCGACAGGTCGAAGGTGAAGAGCGGATCCGTCTGGCGGAACGTCACCACGTAGCCCTTGTCGCCCAGGAAGCGCGCGCTGAAGATGCGCTCGCCCTCGGCCAGCTCCGGACTCTGGCCCAGCAGCGCCAGTTGGCTCCCTTGTTGCGCGTAGGTGGCGACGCGGCTGGACGTCTCGGTCCGGCCCCAGCGCGACGAGTCATCCTTCACCCGCCGCGTGAGCGTGGTGGCCACGCGCAGCACGCCCTCGTGCTCATCGAAGCTGAATTGATTGAGCGGCTGACCCTCGATGGTGGCGCTGGCCACGTAGTGGGCGCGGTGCGGCTGCGTCAGCTCGAACTTGTGCACATAGGAGTAGTCCGTCTGCCCCGCGTCCTCCCACCACCACCAGTGCCGCGCGCTCAGGTAGAGCGACGTGGCGGTGGCGTAGACGAGGTCCGTCTGGGCCACCAGGGTGGTGATGCCCGGGGCCTGCGTCACCGCCGCGTCCAGATCGATCGAGGCCACGGTGGCGAAGCCCAGCCGCGAGGGCGCGTTGGTCCGGTGGAAGTCCCGGCAGTCACGGTTCCACGCCACCAGGGTGCCATCCGGCAGGCGGATGCGTCCCCCCTTCAGCCAGTCCGCCAGGTTGTGCGAGCGGATGATGCGCTCGTTCTCGGCCATCAGCTTGTCGAACGCGGGCTCCATCCGCCGGGAGTCCCACCAGTTCATGCCCGAGGTCTCGGGGTACCAGCGCACGGCCGCGGGCCAGATGAAGAACTCGCGCAGCACCACGCGCGCCGAGCCTCCCGCCAGTCGCGCGTCCTGGTAGTCGCCCGGCAGGTACATCTCCCTCACCACCCGGGGCGCGGCCAGCTGCGACACATCCACCGTCGTCACCTTGGTGGAGACGTGGGCGGAATAGCCGCAGAAGCCGAGGTCCGGGCATGCGATGTCGGACATCACCCGAACCGAAGCGCCCTGCCCCGGCTGGGGCTCGTACACCACGGAGAAGACCACCACCTGATCGCCGTGCAGGAACATCTGCCGCGGATAGCCCTCCAGTTTCAGGGAGGACTCGGCCCGCAGCGACTGGGCGGGCCAGGAGCGGTGCAGGTAGAGCGTCTGTCCGGAGAGGACGAACAGGCGCGTGCCGTCGTTCTTCACGAAGTCCGCCTCGTCCACGCCGGTCACCTGGTTGTTGGTGCCCGTGTGGTTGCTCGGACCGCCCGCGCCGGAACCCGGGCTCGGGCTCGGGCTCGAATTCGAGCTATCGCCCGTGGGCGGCATGGGAGAGGACTCCGGAATACCGCCGAACAAGCCTCCCCGCGCGTACTGCTTGGAGCGCTCCAGGGTCGCGCGCATGTCGAGCACCGCGGCGTCCTCGATATAGGACTCGAGCGCCTCGCAACTGTCGAAGGACTCCAGCCGCGCGCTCATCTGCACCGGTTGGTTCTCGGGAATGACCTCTTCCTCCGACGAGCACCCCGCGACGCCCGCCAACGCGAGCACCACCCACTTCCGTCCGTTGTTGCCGTGCATGAATCCGACTCCTCGCTTCGCGTCGACTCCGACGCGCGGCGGGCATTGCCACGGGTGTGCCAAGGGCCAGGCCCGAGCCCGGGAGCAAGGGAAACCAAGGGGTTGGCGAAAGCGGGACGTGCGCGAGGGGCCTCGGAAAACCGAGGGTCCTCGGGAACACATGGGCGAAAAACCGGCGGGAGCCGCGCCTAGGCCTGGCGCCCCGCCAACAGGTGGCTCAGCTCGCGCGCCACCTGGGCGCACCGCGCGGCATCCTGGGACTCGAGCGCGACGCGGCCCGTGTCCAGCAGGGAACGCACGTTGGCCGCGGCCGTCTCGTTCTGCTCACCGGGGTTCTCCTCGGCGGAGTGCTGCAGCAACCTCGCCAGCTTCTCGCCGCGCTCCAGGAGCTTGCGGAACTTGTCCTCGGACTTGCGCGCGTCCACCTGGGCCTGCTTCTGGGAGTAGGCGGCCTGCTCCTTGACGAGCCGGTCCGCTTCCGGGGCCGGCAGGTGGGGCCGGGCCTCCACGCGCACCTGCTCGCTCAGGCCCGTCTGCAGGTCCACGGCGCGCACCGCGAGGATGCCCTCGTTGGACAGCTCGAACGTCACCTCCAGGGGCGTATCCGCGCGCGAGCCCGCCTGGAGGTTGCGCAGCACCAGCTCCCCGAGCTTGCGGTTCTCGTCCTGCAGGTCGCTCTCGCCCTGGTAGATGGGGATGCGCGCTTCCTTCTGGTTGTGGCTGCCCGGGTGGAAGAGCTCCTTGGCCACCACGGGCACCGAGCGGTTGCGGGCGATGAGGCGGCGCACCTTGCCCCCGAGCACGCCCACGCCCAGCGAGTTGCCCACCACGTCCAGGAGCAGCGCCGCGCCGGCCTGACTCGTCAGCTCATCGGAGTGGATGGCCGCGCCCAGGGCCACGGCCTCGTCGGGGTTGACCTCGGTGGAGGCCGCCTTGCCGAAGAAGTCCGACACCAGCCGGCGGATGAACGGCACGCGCGTCATGCCCCCCACCAGCAGCACCGCGTCCACCCGCGAGGGCTCCATGCGCGCATCGCGCATCACCGACTCGCACACCGCCAGGCACCGCTTGGAGAGCGCCTCGCACAGCTGCTCGAAGAAGGAGCGCGTGAGGGCCGTCTCCAGGCCCGTGAACTTGCGCGTGGGCTGCGAGTGGTCCCCCAGGCCCCCGAGCGAGATGAGGGTTTCCTCGTACTCGGACAGCTCGCGCTTGGCCTGCTCGGCGGCGACCTTGAGCTTGTGCATGGACGTCACGTCGCGGTGCACCTGCTCGCGGAAGGGCTCCTCCACCTGGGCGAGCAGCCAGTCGACGATGCGCAGATCGAAGTCCTCGCCGCCCAGCGCCGGGTCGCCTCCGGTGGCCTTCACCTCATAGACGCCGTCGGTGACCTCCAGCACGGTGACATCGAAGGTGCCTCCGCCCAGGTCGAACACGAGCGCATGGCCCTCGAAGCCCCGCGACAGCCCGTAGGCGAGCGCCGCGGCGGTGGGCTCGTTGATGAGGCGCAGCACGTCCAGGCCGGCGATGGCGGCCGCCTCGCGCGTGGCCTGGCGCTGGCCGTCATCGAAGTTGGCCGGAACGGTGATGACGCACTGGCTCACCTCCCGGCCGAAGTAGGCCTCCGCGTCGAGCTTGAGCTCGCCCAGGATCATCGCCGCCACCTGGGTGACGGGCACGGTGCGCCCGGCCATCTTCACGCGCACGTCCCCGGTGGTGCCGCCCATCAGGGGATAGGGCACCACGGCGCGCGCCGACTGGAGCAATTCCGGGGTGAAGCGCCGCCCGATGAAACGCTTGGTGGCCCACACAACGCAGTCCGGGTGCTCCTCGGCCAGGGTCTGCGCCGGGACGCCCACGACGCGCTCGGCCGTCCGGGGGGTGAGCCCCACCACGGAGGGCGTCAGACGGCCTCCGGCGCGGGATGGGATGAGGCGCGGCTGGCCGCCCTCCACGGTGGCCACCGCGCTGTTGGTGGTGCCCAGATCGATGCCGATGACGGGGTCGCGCATGGTCCGAGAGTCCATGATACGCCGGGGAAGCGGGGTTCCAGGGAACCTCTTTTCACGCCAACCCCACCCCGGGTCCACAGGGGAACTTATGGCACACTCCGGGTGCGGCATGCACCCGGCATTGCCCCCAACCGGGGGGCGTGCTAAGCGCGCCGCGCCATGGTGAACGTGTCTATTGCCCGCCGCTACGCCCGTGCTCTTCTCGACGTCGCCACCGAGGCGGGACGTGCGGACGCCGTGTCCGACCAGCTGTCGACCTTCGCCGGCCTCCTGGCCGACAACCGCGAGTTGGCGGACGTGCTCTTCAACCCGGCCTTCACCGCCTCGCAGCGCAGCCGCGTGGTGGAGGGTTTGATCCAGGCGAGCGGAGCCCTGGAGCCCGTGCTGGCCAACACCCTGCGCCTGCTGGTGGATCGCAACCGGCTCGCCTACCTGCCGGACATCGCCCGCCTCTACCGCGACATGGCGGATGCCCAGGCGGGACGGGTGCGCGGCCACGTGACCAGCGCGGTGCCCCTCACCCTGGACGCCGTGCAGAAGCTCTCGGAGAGCCTGCGCGCCCTCACCCAGCGCAACGTGGTGCTCGAGCCGCGCGTGGACCCGAACGTGCTCGGAGGCATCGCCGCCCAGGTGGGCAGCACCCTCTACGACGGCACCCTGCGCACCCAGCTGGAGCAGATGCGCCGCGAGCTCAAGCAGCGCTAGCCCGCCTGGGC from Melittangium boletus DSM 14713 includes the following:
- a CDS encoding MATE family efflux transporter; protein product: MPSASLPSHKEEFRELWRLALPIAVAQAGHSLMSFVDTAVVSRAGTQALAAVGLSTAIFFAVSSFAIGLMMGVDPLVSQAFGAKNFSRARELLWQGSYLAVIVGSVLAVPLILGPWLLPWLGWDFEGLSQVSDYLTWRAPSLPLLLLFITARAYLQATARPLVLVVATVVANLLNLGANVLLVFGGEGLPAWMGPLRAVPALGVKGSAMATLLACLVQWLIVAWAVRGASTQRDAAWVRPVRADILQGMRVGLPIGAHIAAEVGVFSLAGVLSRWMGPESMSAHQIALSFGSLSFAMALGIGNAGSVRVGWAVGARDTPRARRSGMMAFASGAGFMMVCAPVYALFAPQLAGLMGAPLEVRPLVVPLLMVCAVFQLSDGVQGVGAGVLRGAGETRFTFLANMVGHYVIGLPVALLLGFVLKWGVVGIWWGLCTGLTAVALALLWRFARLSAGTLQPLEQ
- a CDS encoding Hsp70 family protein; amino-acid sequence: MRDPVIGIDLGTTNSAVATVEGGQPRLIPSRAGGRLTPSVVGLTPRTAERVVGVPAQTLAEEHPDCVVWATKRFIGRRFTPELLQSARAVVPYPLMGGTTGDVRVKMAGRTVPVTQVAAMILGELKLDAEAYFGREVSQCVITVPANFDDGQRQATREAAAIAGLDVLRLINEPTAAALAYGLSRGFEGHALVFDLGGGTFDVTVLEVTDGVYEVKATGGDPALGGEDFDLRIVDWLLAQVEEPFREQVHRDVTSMHKLKVAAEQAKRELSEYEETLISLGGLGDHSQPTRKFTGLETALTRSFFEQLCEALSKRCLAVCESVMRDARMEPSRVDAVLLVGGMTRVPFIRRLVSDFFGKAASTEVNPDEAVALGAAIHSDELTSQAGAALLLDVVGNSLGVGVLGGKVRRLIARNRSVPVVAKELFHPGSHNQKEARIPIYQGESDLQDENRKLGELVLRNLQAGSRADTPLEVTFELSNEGILAVRAVDLQTGLSEQVRVEARPHLPAPEADRLVKEQAAYSQKQAQVDARKSEDKFRKLLERGEKLARLLQHSAEENPGEQNETAAANVRSLLDTGRVALESQDAARCAQVARELSHLLAGRQA
- the atpH gene encoding ATP synthase F1 subunit delta, producing MVNVSIARRYARALLDVATEAGRADAVSDQLSTFAGLLADNRELADVLFNPAFTASQRSRVVEGLIQASGALEPVLANTLRLLVDRNRLAYLPDIARLYRDMADAQAGRVRGHVTSAVPLTLDAVQKLSESLRALTQRNVVLEPRVDPNVLGGIAAQVGSTLYDGTLRTQLEQMRRELKQR
- a CDS encoding beta-propeller domain-containing protein, with amino-acid sequence MHGNNGRKWVVLALAGVAGCSSEEEVIPENQPVQMSARLESFDSCEALESYIEDAAVLDMRATLERSKQYARGGLFGGIPESSPMPPTGDSSNSSPSPSPGSGAGGPSNHTGTNNQVTGVDEADFVKNDGTRLFVLSGQTLYLHRSWPAQSLRAESSLKLEGYPRQMFLHGDQVVVFSVVYEPQPGQGASVRVMSDIACPDLGFCGYSAHVSTKVTTVDVSQLAAPRVVREMYLPGDYQDARLAGGSARVVLREFFIWPAAVRWYPETSGMNWWDSRRMEPAFDKLMAENERIIRSHNLADWLKGGRIRLPDGTLVAWNRDCRDFHRTNAPSRLGFATVASIDLDAAVTQAPGITTLVAQTDLVYATATSLYLSARHWWWWEDAGQTDYSYVHKFELTQPHRAHYVASATIEGQPLNQFSFDEHEGVLRVATTLTRRVKDDSSRWGRTETSSRVATYAQQGSQLALLGQSPELAEGERIFSARFLGDKGYVVTFRQTDPLFTFDLSDPTQPRKVGELKVPGFSTYLHPLGDTHLLAVGEHRAEDGSWNSRSLKVTLFDVSDLAHPREAFTQQVGTSSSGSEALYDHKAFNYFAAKGLLAIPFTDWNWSKPSGGNYWDGFTSELRVFRVSPTTGIVPVGTLGMSDLFRTVNYYQWSYTYVPSVRRSVMADDYVYAITDAGVRVSHVNQLSQPLATTRFDSPR